In the Rhea pennata isolate bPtePen1 chromosome 25, bPtePen1.pri, whole genome shotgun sequence genome, one interval contains:
- the KCNA10 gene encoding potassium voltage-gated channel subfamily A member 10 yields the protein MMDVSSWKEMEVALVSFDNADQIVEDPCYSNDLSPASQSRKGHPSCANLLSNWRILINSENANNETIFSRFSAEFSEHLVGERVGMDEGDQRVIINIAGLRFETRLKTLNQFPETLLGDPEKRMRYFDSMRNEYFFDRNRPSFDGILYYYQSGGKIRRPANVPIDVFADEITFYELGDEAMDQFREDEGFIKDPETLLPTNDFHRQFWLLFEYPESSSAARGVALVSVLVIVISIIIFCMETLPEFREEREFKSPKEISRNVTDTLLAHSTFTDPFFVIETACIIWFSFELFVRFIVCPSKTEFFRNIMNIIDIVSIIPYFVTLTTELIQQSELNGQQNMSLAILRIIRLVRVFRIFKLSRHSKGLQILGQTLKASMRELGLLIFFLFIGVILFSSAIYFAEVDEPQSHFSSIPDGFWWAVVTMTTVGYGDMCPTTLGGKIVGTLCAIAGVLTIALPVPVIVSNFNYFYHRETENEEKQILPGEVERILSSVVTGAGSMESLNKTNGAYPRDKAKK from the coding sequence ATGATGGACGTGTCCAGTTGGAAGGAGATGGAGGTGGCACTAGTCAGTTTTGACAACGCTGATCAGATCGTGGAGGATCCCTGTTATTCAAACGACCTCAGCCCTGCCAGCCAGTCGCGGAAAGGCCATCCCAGCTGCGCCAACCTCCTCTCCAACTGGAGAATCCTCATCAACAGCGAGAACGCCAACAATGAGACCATTTTCTCCAGGTTCTCGGCCGAGTTCAGTGAGCACCTGGTGGGGGAGCGGGTGGGCATGGATGAAGGGGATCAGCGTGTCATCATCAACATCGCTGGGCTGAGGTTCGAGACACGGCTCAAGACTCTCAACCAGTTTCCCGAGACCTTGCTTGGGGACCCAGAAAAGAGGATGCGTTACTTTGACTCCATGAGGAATGAATATTTCTTCGATAGGAACAGGCCCAGTTTTGATGGGATCCTGTACTACTACCAGTCCGGTGGGAAAATCCGGCGCCCGGCCAATGTCCCCATCGATGTCTTTGCTGATGAAATCACCTTCTATGAGCTGGGTGATGAAGCCATGGACCAGTTCAGGGAGGATGAAGGGTTCATCAAGGACCCTGAGACTCTCTTACCAACCAATGACTTTCATAGGCAATTCTGGCTGCTCTTCGAGTATCCTGAAAGCTCCAGTGCAGCCAGGGGTGTAGCTTTGGTCTCCGTCCTGGTCATTGTCATCTCCATCATCATCTTCTGCATGGAGACCTTGCCGGAGTTCAGGGAAGAAAGGGAGTTTAAGTCCCCCAAGGAGATTTCTAGGAATGTGACAGATACCTTGCTAGCCCACAGCACCTTCACAGACCCGTTCTTCGTCATAGAGACTGCCTGCATTATCTGGTTTTCCTTTGAGCTCTTTGTCCGGTTCATTGTGTGCCCTAGCAAGACTGAGTTCTTCAGGAACATCATGAACATCATCGACATTGTGTCCATCATCCCCTACTTCGTGACGCTCACCACCGAGCTGATCCAGCAGAGTGAACTCAATGGGCAGCAGAATATGTCCTTAGCCATCCTGCGGATCATCCGGCTGGTCAGGGTCTTCCGCATCTTCAAGCTCTCGCGGCACTCCAAAGGCCTGCAGATCCTGGGGCAGACCCTCAAGGCCAGCATGCGGGAGCTGGGCTTGctcatcttcttcctctttattGGCGTCATCCTCTTCTCCAGTGCCATCTACTTTGCGGAAGTGGATGAGCCACAGTCTCATTTCTCCAGCATCCCCGATGGGTTCTGGTGGGCCGTGGTCACGATGACGACCGTCGGCTACGGAGACATGTGCCCAACCACATTGGGTGGGAAGATCGTGGGAACGCTGTGTGCTATTGCAGGGGTATTGACCATTGCGCTTCCCGTCCCCGTCATCGTCTCGAACTTCAACTATTTCTACCACAGGGAGACAGAGAACgaagagaaacaaattctgCCGGGGGAGGTAGAGCGAATACTCTCGAGCGTGGTGACGGGAGCCGGCAGCATGGAGTCACTGAATAAAACCAATGGGGCTTACCCTCGGGACAAGGCGAAAAAATGA